One region of Athene noctua chromosome 18, bAthNoc1.hap1.1, whole genome shotgun sequence genomic DNA includes:
- the LOC141967842 gene encoding uncharacterized protein LOC141967842: MLLEPSTWGSLMDSPCFTGLCFLLLTTAAPHPNVAMPSGVLAERTEGSSFGKTSVTVYHCKDCESKICKLSNYEDFIKIGETENEKFSNERIQLVTTATHIIMCFQQENTPAEGVYAIVWEKAVGVGESCGILNSGASSEDRRGDIIIEENKICCEAEINLSVPNSPLKCYTRMSEEKSTTDITGNPQFSISKESRAGIIILVLFLGVCAAVAAYCVRQIRNRRDALHFMSLASSTAIREDK, translated from the exons ATGCTTCTGGAGCCGAGCACCTGGGGCAGCCTGATGGACTCTCCCTGCTTCACAGGGTTATGCTTCCTGCTTCTGACCACTGCAGCCCCCCATCCGA ATGTTGCCATGCCCAGTGGTGTCCTTGCTGAGCGAACAGAAGGATCTTCCTTTGGCAAAACATCTGTGACAGTCTACCACTGTAAAGACTGTGAGAGCAAGATATGCAAATTATCCAATTATGAAGACTTTATAAAAATTGGTGAAACGGAAAATGAGaagttttcaaatgaaagaatTCAGTTGGTGACCACTGCAACACACATCATTATGTGCTTTCAGCAAGAAAATACTCCTGCTGAAGGAGTTTATGCCATTGTCTGGGAAAAAGCTGTGGGAGTCGGAGAGTCATGTGGCATCCTGAATTCTGGAG CTTCCTCAGAAGATAGGAGGGGTGACATCATTATAGAGGAGAATAAAATTTGCTGTGAAGCAGAGATAAACCTCTCAGTGCCCAACTCCCCTTTGAAGTGCTACACTAGAATGTCAGAGGAAAAATCAACAACTGACATCACTG GTAATCCTCAATTTTCAATCAGTAAAGAGAGCAGAGCTGGCATCATCATCTTGGTACTGTTTCTTGGGGTTTGTGCAGCAGTAGCAGCATATTGTGTTCGACAGATCAGAAATCGTCGAGATGCTCTACATTTTATGAGCCTTGCAAGCAGCACTG